One stretch of Microbacterium terrae DNA includes these proteins:
- a CDS encoding ABC transporter permease translates to MLRFIARRLLQVVPMLLALTLLVFLLIQLAPYDVVDSITTPSMSDETVAIIRERYGLDQPVLAQYAYWLGNVVQGDFGFSLTSRQPIAAELAARIPNTIVLVAPAYLTALVLAVALGLLAGSRRGRFTDRIIDGAAGIGIATPSFWFALLLIYVFGYVLRWFPIIGMHSVGKQGDPLDFLQHFVLPFTVLVVAFFPELARYVRSATISQTGEDYVLVQRAYGASRTRILGTHVSRNVLLPVVTQLGLALPLLVTGAIVTESVFAWPGIGPYFLTATRSLDYPVILAVLLLSAVLVIIGNLIADILYVVVDPRIRLGGAR, encoded by the coding sequence GTGCTCAGGTTCATCGCGCGCCGCCTGCTGCAGGTCGTGCCGATGCTGCTCGCCCTCACGCTGCTGGTGTTCCTGCTGATCCAGCTCGCGCCGTACGACGTGGTCGACTCGATCACCACGCCGAGCATGTCGGACGAGACCGTCGCGATCATCCGCGAACGGTACGGCCTCGACCAGCCCGTGCTCGCCCAGTACGCGTACTGGCTCGGGAACGTCGTGCAGGGCGACTTCGGGTTCTCGCTCACCAGCCGCCAGCCGATCGCGGCCGAACTCGCCGCCCGCATCCCGAACACGATCGTGCTGGTCGCTCCGGCATACCTGACCGCCCTGGTCCTCGCCGTCGCGCTCGGCCTCCTCGCCGGCAGCCGCCGCGGCCGGTTCACCGACCGCATCATCGACGGAGCGGCCGGCATCGGCATCGCGACGCCGTCGTTCTGGTTCGCGCTGCTGCTCATCTACGTCTTCGGGTACGTGCTCCGCTGGTTCCCGATCATCGGCATGCACTCCGTCGGCAAGCAGGGCGACCCCCTCGACTTCCTGCAGCATTTCGTGCTGCCCTTCACGGTGCTCGTCGTCGCCTTCTTCCCCGAGCTCGCGCGCTACGTGCGCTCGGCGACGATCTCGCAGACCGGCGAGGACTACGTGCTCGTCCAGCGGGCGTACGGCGCATCGCGCACCCGCATCCTCGGCACCCACGTCAGCCGCAACGTGCTGCTCCCCGTCGTGACGCAGTTGGGGCTCGCGCTGCCGCTGCTCGTCACCGGCGCCATCGTCACCGAGTCGGTGTTCGCCTGGCCGGGGATCGGCCCGTACTTCCTCACGGCGACGCGCAGCCTCGACTACCCCGTGATCCTCGCCGTGCTGCTGCTGTCTGCGGTGCTCGTGATCATCGGCAACCTGATCGCCGACATCCTCTACGTCGTCGTCGATCCCCGCATCAGGCTGGGAGGGGCGAGATGA
- a CDS encoding ABC transporter substrate-binding protein — translation MTKRRFALAAITAAAALAITACAPTTSTPDADGDSAATGEFTYVIASDPSSLNPINVSDRWGLTVTNLIYSPLARVEGDGTVVNELAESIEPAADGLSVTVTLKDDLLWSDGEPLTADDVVFTYTQKAVKENGNADLLWIGDQPITATAEDEQTVVFHLPSISAAALSNIATETYIIPEHVYGDVTDFSGAELDPIAVGSGPYALTEYERGQYLTFEANENYYGEPANIENLTLRIVANADTVKTALQTGEADASFVTADQIDELEASGLDVYPYAEGRVAYLGLNAATLTDPEVRQAIFFALNRDDINTAAFLSSDYYENAYTILPPSNPFATDDVETYEQDADKSASLLEGAGAEGLTFTLAYAGADPAQTTQATLIQQQLQDAGITVELAGVEPAAVYAEIEKGADSQYDAFLGGYIMGQDPDAYSLLYRTGASANYFSYSNPETDALFDAGAVELDAAARADVYADLQAQIAEDAVIYPLADNLKILAVNSRIGGVEDARLVPIYTLENFGLLTEK, via the coding sequence ATGACCAAGAGACGATTCGCACTGGCAGCCATCACCGCGGCTGCAGCGCTGGCGATCACCGCGTGCGCTCCGACCACCTCGACCCCCGACGCCGACGGCGATTCGGCGGCGACGGGCGAGTTCACCTACGTGATCGCGAGCGACCCGAGCTCGCTGAACCCCATCAACGTCAGCGACCGCTGGGGCCTCACCGTCACGAACCTCATCTACTCGCCGCTGGCCCGCGTCGAGGGCGACGGCACCGTCGTCAACGAGCTCGCAGAGTCGATCGAGCCCGCCGCCGACGGCCTCTCGGTCACCGTCACGCTGAAGGACGACCTGCTGTGGTCCGACGGCGAGCCGCTCACGGCTGACGACGTCGTGTTCACGTACACGCAGAAGGCGGTCAAGGAGAACGGCAACGCCGACCTGCTGTGGATCGGCGACCAGCCCATCACCGCCACCGCCGAGGACGAGCAGACCGTCGTCTTCCACCTGCCGTCGATCAGCGCCGCTGCCCTCAGCAACATCGCGACCGAGACGTACATCATCCCCGAGCACGTCTACGGCGATGTCACCGACTTCTCGGGCGCAGAGCTCGACCCGATCGCGGTGGGCTCGGGCCCGTACGCGCTCACCGAGTACGAGCGCGGCCAGTACCTCACGTTCGAGGCGAACGAGAACTACTACGGCGAGCCGGCGAACATCGAGAACCTCACGCTGCGCATCGTCGCCAACGCCGACACGGTGAAGACGGCGCTGCAGACCGGCGAGGCCGACGCGTCGTTCGTGACGGCCGATCAGATCGACGAGCTCGAGGCCTCCGGTCTCGACGTGTACCCCTACGCCGAAGGACGCGTCGCGTACCTCGGCCTCAATGCAGCGACCCTCACCGACCCCGAGGTGCGCCAGGCGATCTTCTTCGCGCTGAACCGCGACGACATCAACACCGCCGCGTTCCTCTCGTCGGACTACTACGAGAACGCGTACACGATCCTCCCGCCGTCGAATCCATTCGCGACCGACGACGTCGAGACGTACGAGCAGGATGCCGACAAGAGCGCGTCGCTGCTCGAGGGCGCCGGCGCCGAGGGCCTCACCTTCACCCTCGCGTACGCCGGGGCCGACCCCGCGCAGACGACGCAGGCCACCCTCATCCAGCAGCAGCTGCAGGATGCCGGCATCACGGTGGAGCTCGCCGGTGTGGAGCCGGCAGCGGTGTACGCCGAGATCGAGAAGGGCGCCGACTCGCAGTACGACGCGTTCCTCGGCGGCTACATCATGGGGCAGGACCCCGATGCGTACAGCCTGCTGTACCGCACCGGCGCCTCGGCGAACTACTTCTCGTACTCGAACCCCGAGACCGACGCGCTGTTCGACGCGGGAGCGGTCGAGCTCGACGCAGCTGCGCGCGCCGACGTCTACGCCGACCTCCAGGCCCAGATCGCCGAGGACGCCGTGATCTACCCGCTCGCGGACAACCTCAAGATCCTCGCCGTGAACTCGCGCATCGGCGGCGTCGAGGACGCCCGCCTCGTGCCGATCTACACTCTGGAGAACTTCGGTCTGCTGACCGAGAAGTGA
- a CDS encoding Lrp/AsnC family transcriptional regulator, translating to MAHIDDDIDAGIVRAVSLDARATLADLSAAVGLSVSAVQARLRRLESRGVITGYRATLDAESVGKPLSAFIEITPLDPGQPDNAPEMLEHLTEIEACHSIAGDASYILFVRVTSPRHLETLIRDIRQAASVNTRTTVVLQTFYENRPLLPA from the coding sequence ATGGCCCACATCGACGACGACATCGACGCCGGGATCGTCCGGGCGGTCTCGCTCGATGCCCGTGCGACTCTTGCAGACCTCTCGGCCGCCGTCGGGCTCTCGGTCTCGGCAGTGCAGGCGCGGCTGCGCCGACTCGAGTCGCGCGGTGTGATCACCGGCTACCGCGCCACGCTCGATGCGGAGTCGGTGGGCAAGCCGCTGTCGGCGTTCATCGAGATCACGCCCCTCGATCCCGGGCAGCCCGACAATGCCCCCGAGATGCTGGAGCACCTCACCGAGATCGAGGCGTGCCACTCGATCGCCGGCGATGCGAGCTACATCCTGTTCGTGCGGGTGACCTCGCCCCGGCACCTCGAGACCCTGATCCGAGACATCCGGCAGGCGGCATCCGTCAACACCCGCACCACCGTCGTGCTGCAGACGTTCTACGAGAACCGTCCCCTGCTCCCTGCCTGA
- a CDS encoding DUF6421 family protein, with protein sequence MSFNSVSARTAIVGEPEVVEDVEVHPAWLSLKAAATALQAIQHQDGSIPDAADHTAARTHVDAIVGAITALRPLFPHDDAYLAASVADFRRWADGGFAVPDFLDSLNAFQPQQQRVDGIRHLVVFPMYTQNGSSDRHIEAVLVEVIWPEFIARLETEYSNRLFVSLRFLDFTPGYDTNSAVLFPETVAMREIPAFTWGAIFQDREAARYRRVVRAASAITKLDLPDDAARMLDDQELTEKTFVMWDIIHDRTHMRGDLPFDPFMIKQRMPYFLYSLEELRCDLTAFRECVAIERRLSARSDAAGGERVEPLDAAEAEMLVHAKLVQYAVIFDRIFRFAITGTRTRNYDGVGGQLLFAWLHQRGVLHWTDTSLAFDWDEVPAAVVALGEAIDDLYWRSIDRPKTAHWLAAYDLVRATLTPNPASAWAQGLPAEVLAGAPKGYTDAVLDDEFPLSMFYEALEKKMRDVIASTAGIVGTDA encoded by the coding sequence ATGTCCTTCAACTCCGTCTCCGCCCGGACGGCCATCGTCGGCGAACCCGAGGTCGTCGAGGACGTCGAGGTGCACCCCGCGTGGCTGAGCCTCAAGGCCGCCGCGACCGCCCTGCAGGCGATCCAGCACCAGGACGGGTCGATCCCGGATGCCGCCGACCACACTGCGGCCCGCACCCACGTCGACGCCATCGTCGGAGCGATCACGGCGCTGCGCCCGCTCTTCCCCCACGACGACGCCTACCTCGCGGCATCCGTCGCCGACTTCCGCCGCTGGGCCGACGGCGGGTTCGCGGTGCCCGACTTCCTCGACTCGCTGAACGCCTTCCAGCCGCAGCAGCAGCGCGTCGACGGCATCCGTCATCTCGTCGTGTTCCCGATGTACACGCAGAACGGCTCGAGCGATCGCCACATCGAGGCCGTCCTCGTCGAGGTGATCTGGCCCGAGTTCATCGCGCGCCTCGAGACCGAGTACTCCAATCGCCTCTTCGTCTCGCTGCGGTTCCTCGACTTCACGCCCGGCTACGACACGAACTCGGCGGTGCTCTTCCCCGAGACCGTCGCGATGCGCGAGATCCCGGCGTTCACGTGGGGCGCGATCTTCCAGGACCGCGAGGCGGCGCGCTACCGCCGGGTCGTGCGTGCGGCATCCGCGATCACGAAGCTCGATCTGCCCGACGACGCCGCGCGCATGCTCGACGATCAGGAGCTCACCGAGAAGACGTTCGTGATGTGGGACATCATCCACGACCGCACCCACATGCGCGGCGACCTCCCCTTCGACCCGTTCATGATCAAGCAGCGCATGCCGTACTTCCTGTACTCGCTCGAGGAGCTGCGCTGCGACCTCACCGCGTTCCGCGAGTGCGTCGCCATCGAGCGGCGCCTGTCGGCGCGGTCGGATGCCGCGGGCGGCGAGCGCGTCGAGCCGTTGGACGCCGCCGAGGCCGAGATGCTCGTGCACGCGAAGCTCGTGCAGTACGCGGTGATCTTCGACCGCATCTTCCGCTTCGCGATCACTGGCACGCGCACCCGCAACTACGACGGCGTCGGCGGTCAGCTGCTGTTCGCCTGGCTGCACCAGCGGGGCGTGCTGCACTGGACCGACACCTCGCTCGCGTTCGACTGGGACGAGGTTCCGGCCGCGGTCGTCGCCCTCGGCGAGGCGATCGACGACCTCTACTGGCGCTCCATCGACCGCCCGAAGACGGCGCACTGGCTGGCCGCCTACGACCTCGTGCGCGCGACGCTCACCCCGAACCCCGCGTCGGCGTGGGCGCAGGGACTCCCCGCAGAGGTGCTCGCCGGAGCGCCGAAGGGGTACACCGACGCCGTGCTCGACGACGAGTTCCCGCTGTCGATGTTCTACGAGGCGCTCGAGAAGAAGATGCGCGACGTGATCGCCTCCACCGCCGGCATCGTCGGTACCGATGCCTGA
- a CDS encoding SDR family NAD(P)-dependent oxidoreductase — protein sequence MPETPAAPPGAVTSGARSPVVERAERDETPAVAGRLVLIAGATSASGTAAARALVAAGARVVAVGRDSGRLDALAADVRTTDAAGSVRTEVCDLGDEASVTALAGRIHAADGPVDGVLHLVGGWRGGGGLAGQTDADYRFLEGSFTALRHVTRAFDADLRESDAARLAIVSSTALDRPLAGGANYAAVKAASEAWARAVAQGFATAARDAGAPLRAASVVFRVKTLDGLESRLAGAYTALWNADAAAVNDTVIDLSRA from the coding sequence ATGCCTGAGACGCCCGCCGCTCCCCCCGGAGCCGTCACGAGCGGCGCTCGATCCCCGGTCGTTGAGCGAGCGGAGCGAGACGAAACGCCCGCCGTCGCCGGACGGCTCGTGCTGATCGCCGGGGCGACCAGCGCCTCCGGCACCGCGGCCGCGCGCGCCCTCGTGGCGGCGGGAGCGCGGGTCGTCGCCGTCGGTCGCGACAGCGGGCGCCTCGACGCCCTGGCCGCGGACGTGCGGACGACGGATGCCGCCGGCAGCGTCCGCACCGAGGTGTGCGACCTCGGCGACGAGGCATCCGTCACCGCTCTCGCCGGTCGCATCCATGCGGCCGACGGCCCGGTCGACGGCGTGCTGCACCTCGTCGGCGGTTGGCGGGGCGGCGGCGGGCTCGCCGGCCAGACCGACGCGGACTACCGGTTCCTCGAAGGCTCGTTCACGGCGCTGCGGCACGTCACGCGCGCCTTCGACGCCGACCTGCGGGAATCGGATGCCGCGCGCCTGGCGATCGTGTCATCGACGGCGCTCGATCGCCCGCTCGCCGGCGGCGCGAACTACGCCGCGGTCAAGGCCGCGTCGGAGGCGTGGGCACGCGCTGTCGCGCAGGGCTTCGCCACGGCGGCCCGCGATGCCGGTGCGCCGCTGCGCGCGGCATCCGTCGTCTTCCGCGTGAAGACCCTCGACGGACTGGAGTCCCGTCTCGCAGGCGCCTACACGGCGCTGTGGAACGCCGACGCCGCGGCCGTCAACGACACCGTCATCGACCTCAGTCGCGCCTGA
- a CDS encoding threonine aldolase family protein, with product MTTLHDPSVRGFASDNYSGIHPEVLAAITAANDGHQVAYGEDVYTERLQDLVARHFGEGTEAFPVFNGTGANVVGLQSMLPRWGAVISASTAHINVDEGGAPERVGGIKILNVPTDDGKLTPDLIDREAWGWGDEHRAQPLVVSITQSTELGTLYTVDEVRTIADHAHAHGMHLHMDGARISNAAASLDVPLRAFTRDAGVDVLSFGGTKNGAMLGEAVVVLTPEAATGLKYLRKLDMQLSSKMRFVSAQLVALLEGDLWLRNARHSNAMAQRLRAGVEAGLADGSIHGVSFTQPTQANGVFATLPEGVADRLRESFRFYDWDAARSEVRWMCSFDTSETDIDAFIAAIARETSAV from the coding sequence GTGACCACCCTGCATGACCCCAGCGTCCGCGGCTTCGCCTCCGACAACTACTCCGGCATCCACCCCGAGGTTCTCGCGGCCATCACCGCGGCCAACGACGGGCACCAGGTCGCCTACGGCGAAGACGTCTACACGGAGCGGCTGCAGGATCTCGTGGCGCGCCACTTCGGCGAGGGCACCGAGGCGTTCCCCGTGTTCAACGGCACCGGCGCGAACGTCGTCGGCCTGCAGTCGATGCTCCCCCGCTGGGGCGCTGTGATCTCGGCCTCGACCGCGCACATCAACGTCGACGAGGGCGGCGCGCCCGAGCGGGTGGGTGGCATCAAGATCCTGAACGTGCCGACCGACGACGGCAAGCTCACCCCCGACCTCATCGACCGCGAGGCGTGGGGCTGGGGCGACGAGCACCGCGCCCAGCCGCTGGTGGTCTCGATCACGCAGTCGACCGAGCTCGGAACCCTCTACACCGTCGACGAGGTGCGCACGATCGCCGACCACGCGCACGCCCACGGCATGCACCTGCACATGGACGGCGCGCGCATCTCGAATGCGGCGGCTTCGCTCGACGTGCCGCTGCGCGCGTTCACGCGCGACGCCGGGGTCGACGTGCTGAGCTTCGGCGGCACCAAGAACGGCGCGATGCTGGGCGAGGCCGTCGTCGTGCTCACGCCCGAGGCTGCCACGGGGCTGAAGTACCTGCGCAAGCTCGACATGCAGCTCTCATCGAAGATGCGCTTCGTCTCGGCCCAGCTGGTCGCGCTCCTCGAGGGCGACCTGTGGCTGCGCAACGCGCGCCACTCCAACGCGATGGCGCAGCGCCTGCGCGCCGGCGTCGAGGCCGGTCTCGCCGACGGCTCGATCCACGGCGTCTCGTTCACCCAGCCGACGCAGGCCAACGGCGTCTTCGCGACCCTGCCCGAGGGCGTGGCCGATCGCCTGCGCGAGTCGTTCCGCTTCTACGACTGGGATGCCGCTCGCAGCGAGGTGCGCTGGATGTGCTCGTTCGACACCTCGGAGACCGACATCGACGCGTTCATCGCCGCGATCGCGCGGGAGACCTCGGCCGTCTGA
- a CDS encoding M3 family metallopeptidase, giving the protein MTVALLTFPTDAAGWLTFAAERPAERFDRVRAVDARLIAETELSTRERLELWNDADIALAEATSEAYLLSEAHPDAAVREAAEQQVEKAEKLAADRLLDRELWAVFADADAAGLADDEQRLLEHLVRDFRRGGVDLDDEARARVGELTERDTALSLAFSRNVREGRREIRVAPEALAGLPQDFIDAHPVGDDGLVALTTEYTDLMPVREYARSRETRLAMLSAYNDLAWPENDAVLAELLAVREERARLLGFTDWADYETGTRMIGSGAAIPRFLAQVDAASAPASLPEYERLLARLQEDEPDAEEVTIADFWYLLSRIKREQYDVDAQEVRSYFGFDQVLQGVLDVTGRLLDVEYRPVSPGTWHADVQSFEVFRGDDLLGRIHLDLHPRDGKFNHAACFPLVPGIAGRSFPEAVLLCNFSRGRLEHDEVVTFFHEFGHLVHDILGGRQRWSRFTGVATEWDFVEAPSQLLEEWAWDAGVLATFTANADGEPIPADLVARMRTADAFGRALEVRRQLGHATVSYHLHVDRPADLQQATERLYASTSPVQPVRGLHSYAGFGHLTGYGACYYTYQWSLVIARDLLSAFDGDLMDAAVAARYRELILEPGGSRDAADLVRSFLGRDYAFDAYAEWLEGA; this is encoded by the coding sequence GTGACTGTTGCGCTGCTGACCTTCCCCACCGACGCCGCAGGCTGGCTCACGTTCGCCGCCGAGCGCCCTGCCGAACGATTCGATCGGGTGCGCGCCGTCGACGCGCGCCTGATCGCCGAGACGGAACTGTCGACGCGCGAGCGCCTGGAACTCTGGAACGACGCCGACATCGCGCTCGCCGAGGCCACCAGCGAGGCGTATCTGCTGAGCGAGGCGCACCCCGACGCGGCGGTGCGCGAGGCCGCCGAGCAGCAGGTCGAGAAGGCGGAGAAGCTCGCAGCCGACCGACTCCTCGACCGCGAGCTGTGGGCCGTGTTCGCCGACGCCGATGCGGCGGGGCTCGCCGACGACGAGCAGCGCCTGCTGGAGCACCTGGTCCGCGACTTCCGGCGGGGCGGCGTCGATCTCGACGACGAGGCCCGAGCACGCGTGGGTGAGCTGACCGAGCGCGACACCGCGCTGTCGCTGGCCTTCTCGCGCAACGTCCGCGAGGGGCGGCGTGAGATCCGCGTCGCACCCGAGGCGCTCGCCGGACTGCCGCAGGACTTCATCGACGCGCACCCTGTCGGCGACGACGGTCTCGTCGCCCTCACCACCGAGTACACCGATCTCATGCCGGTGCGGGAATACGCCCGCAGCCGCGAGACGCGGCTCGCCATGCTGAGCGCGTACAACGACCTCGCCTGGCCCGAGAACGACGCCGTGCTCGCCGAGCTCCTGGCCGTGCGTGAGGAGCGGGCGCGGCTCCTGGGCTTCACCGACTGGGCCGACTACGAGACCGGCACGCGCATGATCGGCTCGGGCGCCGCGATCCCGCGGTTCCTCGCACAGGTCGACGCGGCATCCGCGCCCGCCTCGCTGCCGGAGTACGAGCGCCTGCTCGCCCGCCTGCAGGAGGACGAGCCCGACGCCGAAGAAGTCACGATCGCCGATTTCTGGTACCTGCTCAGCAGGATCAAGCGCGAGCAGTACGACGTCGACGCCCAGGAGGTGCGCTCGTACTTCGGCTTCGACCAGGTGCTGCAGGGTGTGCTCGATGTCACCGGGCGCCTCCTCGACGTGGAGTACCGCCCGGTGTCACCGGGCACCTGGCACGCCGACGTGCAGAGCTTCGAGGTCTTCCGCGGTGACGACCTGCTCGGCCGCATCCACCTCGACCTGCACCCGCGCGACGGCAAGTTCAACCACGCGGCGTGCTTCCCGCTGGTGCCCGGCATCGCCGGTCGATCGTTCCCCGAGGCGGTGCTGCTGTGCAACTTCTCGCGCGGACGTCTCGAGCACGATGAGGTCGTGACGTTCTTCCACGAGTTCGGCCACCTCGTGCACGACATCCTCGGCGGGCGTCAGCGCTGGTCGCGGTTCACCGGCGTCGCCACCGAGTGGGACTTCGTCGAGGCGCCCAGCCAGCTGCTCGAGGAGTGGGCGTGGGATGCCGGGGTGCTCGCGACCTTCACCGCGAACGCCGACGGCGAGCCCATCCCGGCCGACCTGGTCGCACGCATGCGCACGGCCGACGCGTTCGGCCGCGCCCTCGAGGTGCGTCGCCAGCTCGGGCACGCGACGGTGTCGTACCACCTGCACGTCGACCGCCCGGCCGACCTGCAGCAGGCGACCGAGCGGCTGTACGCCTCGACCAGCCCCGTGCAGCCCGTACGCGGGCTGCACTCGTACGCCGGCTTCGGCCACCTCACCGGGTACGGCGCGTGCTACTACACGTACCAGTGGAGCCTCGTGATCGCGCGCGACCTGCTGTCGGCGTTCGACGGAGACCTCATGGATGCCGCGGTCGCGGCGCGGTATCGCGAGCTCATCCTCGAACCGGGCGGGTCCCGCGACGCGGCCGATCTGGTGCGCTCGTTCCTCGGACGGGACTACGCCTTCGACGCGTACGCGGAGTGGCTCGAGGGGGCCTGA
- a CDS encoding DivIVA domain-containing protein translates to MMADHNEPQPTTKPIGVSAFDSLISAVPASTPATASASTAGASFTTAFRGYDKDEVDGAIAQLSARLQTAARKLEMLEERQRQRGDAASAEHQERVDRLEAQMAAVNARAAKAVQRLEADLAAANDRAAQAAGDVDVRIGEAAAESRGRIAQLEADLAATEARAAQAEASIQALSDELAGTAAAVESDGRRQFDEILRVAEDQASVLIRNATVQADRLLQASHEEILNRRRDAQAEVDAMLTRAQHDAQQVRLRIDTELTAHQAGLEREAAHAGEKVAQAEQEAAAIRSEAEKGAAALRSMVARETSRAREEADEAVREQRLRALEFEEALTRRQDDSQQEFLSLHNQAVAHAERITSDANEQVAASIEHAQRVAAKADDFDRLMRAQAMQVEAEAKLRANEHLDRARAKAERIIDTVTTHSQAVLRDAEDRTRQLRWQQHQLMSFMAEVKQLVRPEVPLDDTALTDADAGDEQSEPVGQTDDDAVLSALEESLAETDGDGAEAGEADGGDDADAHDADTAVDEAQTDGDAHDADGDAEADAGAHSDAEDATESEADADDSEDSDASEDATAEAEHESEGDSADREAPATA, encoded by the coding sequence ATGATGGCCGACCACAACGAGCCGCAGCCGACCACGAAGCCCATCGGCGTCTCTGCTTTCGACAGCCTCATCTCGGCGGTTCCGGCGTCGACGCCGGCCACCGCGTCGGCATCGACCGCGGGTGCGTCGTTCACGACCGCCTTCCGCGGATACGACAAGGACGAGGTCGACGGCGCCATCGCGCAGTTGAGCGCGCGTCTGCAGACAGCCGCCCGCAAGCTGGAGATGCTCGAGGAGCGCCAGCGACAGCGCGGTGATGCGGCCTCGGCCGAGCACCAGGAGCGCGTCGACCGGCTCGAGGCGCAGATGGCCGCGGTCAACGCCCGCGCCGCCAAGGCCGTGCAGCGGCTCGAGGCGGACCTCGCTGCGGCGAACGACCGCGCAGCTCAGGCCGCGGGCGACGTGGACGTCCGCATCGGGGAGGCTGCGGCGGAGAGCCGTGGCCGGATCGCACAGCTCGAGGCCGACCTCGCCGCGACCGAGGCGCGAGCGGCGCAGGCCGAGGCGAGCATCCAGGCGCTCAGCGACGAGCTCGCGGGCACGGCAGCCGCCGTGGAGTCCGACGGTCGCCGCCAGTTCGACGAGATCCTGCGCGTCGCCGAGGACCAGGCGAGCGTGCTCATCCGCAACGCCACCGTGCAGGCGGACCGCCTGCTGCAGGCGTCGCACGAAGAGATCCTGAACCGCCGCCGCGACGCGCAGGCCGAGGTCGACGCGATGCTCACGCGTGCCCAGCACGACGCCCAGCAGGTGCGTCTGCGCATCGACACCGAGCTGACGGCTCACCAGGCCGGTCTCGAGCGCGAGGCCGCGCACGCCGGCGAGAAGGTGGCGCAGGCCGAGCAGGAGGCAGCGGCGATCCGCTCCGAGGCCGAGAAGGGCGCGGCGGCGCTGCGTTCGATGGTCGCCCGCGAGACCAGCCGCGCCCGTGAGGAGGCCGACGAGGCGGTCCGCGAGCAGCGACTGCGTGCCCTCGAGTTCGAAGAGGCGCTCACCCGCCGTCAGGACGACTCGCAGCAGGAGTTCCTGTCGCTGCACAACCAGGCGGTCGCCCACGCCGAGCGCATCACGTCCGACGCGAACGAGCAGGTCGCAGCGTCGATCGAGCACGCTCAGCGCGTCGCGGCGAAGGCCGACGACTTCGACCGTCTGATGCGCGCCCAGGCGATGCAGGTCGAGGCCGAGGCCAAGCTGCGCGCGAACGAGCACCTCGACCGCGCGCGCGCCAAGGCCGAGCGGATCATCGACACCGTCACGACCCACTCGCAGGCTGTGCTCCGCGACGCCGAGGACCGCACGCGCCAGCTGCGCTGGCAGCAGCACCAGCTGATGAGCTTCATGGCCGAGGTCAAGCAGCTCGTCCGCCCCGAGGTTCCGCTGGACGACACCGCCCTCACCGATGCGGACGCCGGTGACGAGCAGTCCGAGCCGGTCGGCCAGACCGACGACGACGCCGTGCTCAGCGCGCTGGAGGAGTCGCTCGCAGAGACCGACGGCGACGGTGCCGAGGCCGGAGAGGCCGATGGCGGTGACGATGCGGATGCTCACGACGCCGACACCGCCGTGGACGAGGCGCAGACCGATGGAGACGCCCACGACGCGGATGGCGACGCGGAAGCCGACGCCGGCGCGCACTCCGACGCGGAGGATGCGACGGAGTCCGAGGCGGACGCCGACGACTCCGAAGACTCGGATGCGTCCGAGGACGCCACCGCCGAAGCGGAGCACGAGTCCGAGGGCGACTCCGCCGATCGCGAGGCGCCGGCCACCGCCTGA
- a CDS encoding NUDIX hydrolase family protein, which yields MSVRTPDPEPAGDEPFGPPAGNVSNPGWLSDIELEEARRRLPMLYVEGIPVRTDGMGQVTEVGILLRATPVGEITRTIVSGRVRYGETVRDALFRHLENDLGPMAFPLLPAQPVPFTVAEYFPIPGVSAYHDDRQHAVSLAFVVPVTGTCEPRQDALEVTWLKPEEAASDALAAEMEGGRGTLIRMALASVGMLR from the coding sequence ATGTCCGTGCGCACACCCGACCCAGAACCGGCCGGCGACGAGCCCTTCGGCCCTCCGGCGGGCAACGTCTCGAACCCGGGCTGGCTGAGCGACATCGAACTCGAGGAGGCGCGACGGCGCCTGCCGATGCTCTACGTCGAGGGCATTCCGGTGCGCACCGACGGCATGGGGCAGGTCACCGAGGTCGGCATCCTGCTGCGGGCGACGCCGGTCGGCGAGATCACCCGCACGATCGTGTCGGGCCGCGTGCGCTACGGCGAGACCGTGCGCGACGCGCTCTTCCGTCATCTCGAGAACGACCTCGGGCCCATGGCCTTTCCGCTCCTTCCCGCGCAGCCGGTGCCGTTCACGGTCGCCGAGTACTTCCCGATCCCCGGCGTCAGCGCGTACCACGACGATCGTCAGCACGCCGTCTCGCTGGCGTTCGTGGTGCCGGTGACCGGCACGTGCGAGCCGCGTCAGGATGCTCTCGAGGTGACGTGGCTGAAGCCCGAGGAGGCGGCATCCGACGCCCTCGCCGCCGAGATGGAGGGCGGCCGCGGCACCCTCATCCGCATGGCGCTCGCCAGCGTCGGGATGCTGCGCTGA